The genomic segment GCTTGCGGTTGGCACAACATTCACACCGTTAACATCGGCACCAAGCGGGCCGAGGACCTTTACCCTCACAGATTCCTCCTAGAATCCGGCGGCTTCGCGTTTGCGAGCCGGCACCGAATCTGATCTGCAGCGCATGTCGCATGGCAGACTCCACAGCCTCTCTCTGCTAACCGATCCGTCAGGTGCGCCGGCCGCCGGAGCGGCCCCGGATCTGCAGATACTCCACCGCTTTTCAGGTATCCCTCTGATGTCACTTTCGCCGTTGTCCACCGATAACTCATGGGCCAGCGGAATTGTGTCGACTGATTGCCGGGTGCGGCAAGTGCTTCCCTCGGCGCCCCGAGGGGCCCGTGCGGGACGAAGCGGAGGTGATACCTCCGCCGTCCTTCCGTACATGAGGTCTCCCCTGCCGGGCGCACTTGTAATAAGGTCTGCGAGATTGTGATCTGTCACGCTGCGCCGGACGGGCCGATGTCCGGCACGGCGTCATGTCCGCATTCACGCATTCCTCCGGCCGTGGACTCACCGGCGGAGTTCTGATAAACGCGCGAGAGCGGTGGGAGCGGTCCGGGCCGCGCAATGCGCGGCCCTCTCCCATTTCCCCGGTGATCCAAAGATGGGGTGAACTGCGGGTGGCGGCGGGCTCCGCCGGGACGCGAGTCCTGGTTGAGCCCGCCTCCTGACCCCGTGGGGAGTGTGGGGGCGCACCGCCCGGCGGCGGTTGCCCTCCCGGTATGCCCTCCGCGACAAGGAGCACGCGACCATGCCCACAGGACCCCTGGCTCAGCACACCGCGGTGTGTCTGGTCGGAGCCGGCCCGCGCGGGTTCTCCGTGCTCGAGCGGATCTGCGCGCAGGAACGCAAGTCCCCGCTGTGGGACCGGGTGAGCGTGCACGTCGTGGATCCCGCGCCGCCCGGCGCGGGCCGGGTGTGGCGGCCCGCGCAGTCGCCGCACCTGCTGATGAACACCGTCGCCTCGCAGGTCACCGTCTACACCGACGACAGCGTCTGCATCCGCGGCCCGCTGGAGGAGGGGCCCAGCCTCTATGAGTGGGCCCGGGCGCTGGGCCGGGGCGCGCTGGCACCCGGCCCCGCCACCCCGTGCGAGGCGGACGTGCTGGGTGAGGCGCGGGCGCTGGGGCCGGACAGCTATCCCACCCGCGCCCTGTACGGGCGGTACCTGGCCTGGGCGTTCGCGCAGGCCGTGGCCGGCGCGCCGGCGCATGTGGTGATCCGCGTGCACCGGATACGGGCGGTGGCCCTCACCGATGAGGAGGGCACGGACGACCAGGGCACGGGGGCGCGCGGGGCTGCGGCGCAGACGGTGGTGCTGGAGGACGGCACGCGGCTTTCGGGGCTGTCCGCGGTGGTGCTCGCCCAGGGGCACGTGCCGGTGCGGCCCAGTGCGCAGGAGGCCGCGCTGGGCCAATTCGCCGGGCGGCACGGCCTGTTCTACGTCGCGCCGGCCAACCCCGCCGACGTGGACCTCTCCCCCATCGCGCCGGGCCAGGACGTGCTGCTGCGCGGCCTTGGCCTGAACTTCTTCGACTACATGTCGCTGCTCACCCAGGGCCGGGGCGGCCGGTTCGAGCGGGCCGGCCGGCGCCTGGTCTACCGGCCCTCGGGGCGCGAGCCGCGGCTGCACGCCGGGTCGCGGCGCGGTGTGCCGTACCACTCCCGGGGCGACAACGAGAAAGGCGCGTACGGCCGTTACCGGCCGCGGCTGCTCACCGCCGGGCACGTCGCGGCGCTGCGCGCGCCGGGGCGCGGCCCGCTGGGTTTTGGCGACGACCTGTGGCCGCTGATCTCCAAGGAGGTGCGGTGCGTCTACTACGAGGCGCTGCTGGCCGGGCGGGGCGAGGCGCCCGGGGCGGTGGCCTGTTTCGCGGCGGGTTTCCTGGCCGCGGCGCCGGGGCGGGCCGAGGAGCGGGTGCTGGCGGCCGCCGGGATCGGTGAGGAGGCGCGCTGGGACTGGGAGGCGCTCGCCCGCCCGTACGGCTCCCGTCTCTTCGCGGACTCGGCGGAGTTCGCCGCCTGGCTGCGCGGCCACCTCGAGCAGGACGTGGCGCAGGCGCGGCGCGGCAATGTGCGCGGGCCGCTGAAGGCCGCCCTCGACGTGCTGCGCGACCTGCGCAACGAGATCCGGCTGGCCGTGGACCACGGCGGGCTGAGCGGGGACTCGCACCGCACCGAGCTGGAGGGCTGGTACACGCCGCTCAACGCCTATCTGTCCATCGGGCCGCCCGCCGGGCGGGTGGAGGAGATGCTCGCGCTGATGGCGGCCGGGGTGCTGGAGGTGTCGCTGCCCGGCATCCGCGTCACCGCCGCCGAGGGCGGCCCTGGGGGCGAGGGGGCGGGGTTTGTGGGGACCTCGACGGTGGTGCCCGGCGCCCGGGTGCGCGCCGGTGCGCTGATCGAGGCCCGGCTGCCGGAGACGGACCTGCGCCGCACGGATGATCCGCTGCTGCGCCGCCTCCTCGCCTCGGGGCAGTGCCGCCCCTACCGCGTCCAGGACCACGAGACGGGCGGCCTGGCCGTCACCCGCTCCTTCCAGCTGCTGGACGCCGGCGGGAGGGCGCACCGGCGGCGTTTCGCCTACGGGGTGCCCACGGAGTCGGTGCACTGGGTGACGGCCGCGGGCATCCGGCCCGGCGTCGGGTCGGTGACGCTGGAGGACTCCGACGCCATCGCGGGGGCGGTCCTGGCCCTGCCCGCCCCCGCCCCCGCCCCCGCCCCTGCCCCCGCCCGCACGGCGCCGGTTCCTGGGCCCGGGCCCGGGCCCGGCGGCGGGGCGGGCGTTTCGGAACGTGAAGAGGTGCAGCCGTGACGACGAACTCCGGGGATTTCGTGGCAGCCGCTCCCCCGCCCGTGGCGGCCGCTCCCCCGGTGCAGCCGGATGCGGGGCTGCTGTCGCCGGTGCGGGTGGGCACCGCCGTGGAGGCCGCGGTCGGTGACAGGGCCTGGCTGCAGGCCCTGCTGGACGCGGAGGCGGCGCTCGCCCGGGCCCAGGCGCGCACGGGCACGGTTCCTGCCGCGGCGGCCGCGGCGATCACCGCGGCCGCCCGCGCCGAGCACTTCGACGTGCGGGAGGTGGCGCTGGCCGCCCGGTCGACGGCCAATCCGGTGGTCGGGCTGGTGGCCGCGCTGACCCGCGTGGTCGCCCGTACGGCGCCGGAGGCGGCCGAGTACGTGCACCGCGGCTCCACCAGCCAGGACGTCTTCGACACCGGGGCGATGCTGGTGGCCGCGCGCGCCCTGCGGCTGATCGTCGCGGACCTGCGGGCGACGGCTGTGTCCCTGGCCGCGCTGGCCGGCGCCCACCGCGACACGGTGATGGCCGGGCGGACCCTGGCCCTGCACGCCGTGCCCACCACGTTCGGCCTCAAGGCGGCCGGCTGGCGCCACCTGGTACTGGAGGCCGTCGCACGCCTGGAGCGTGTCGCGGAGGAGTCCCTGGTCATCTCGCTGGGCGGGGCGGCCGGCACGCTGGCCGGCTACCTGCAGTACGCCGAGCAGGCCTCGGGGCGGGACGCCGGGCAGGCCCCGGGACAGGAAGCCGCGCAGGTTCCGCAGGAGTACGCCGGGCAGGCCCCGCGGCAGGCCCGGCAGCAAGAGGCCGGGCAAGCGACGCGGCAGGAGGCCGAGCAGACCCCGCAGCAGGCCCAGCAGCAGGAATCCGGGCAAGCGACGCAGCAGACCCCGCGGCAGTACACCCAGCAAACCCCGCGGCAGGCCCGGCCGCAGGAGACCGGGCAGGCCCCAGGGCAGGGGCAGAAGGTGGAACAGGGCCCGGGGCAAGAGGCCACGCAGGACCCGCAGCAGAACGCCGAGCAGGCCCCAGGCCAAGAGGCCACGCAGGACCCGCAGCAGAACGCCGAGCAGGCCCCAGGCCAAGAGGCCACGCAGGACCCGCAGCAGAACGCCGAGCAGGCCCCAGGCGGTGGGGTGGGGTGGGGTGTCGGGGAGAGGGTGGAGCTTTTGGGGGAGGCGTTTGCCGGTGAGACCGGGCTGGCCCGGCCGGTGTTGCCCTGGCATGCGCTGCGCACGCCCGTCACCGATCTGGGGGCCGCCCTGGCGCACACCGCGGGCGCCCTGGGCAAGATGGCGGCGGACGTGCAGGTCCTGGCCCGCACCGAGATCGGCGAGGTCGCCGAGCCCGCCCCCGAGGGACGCGGCGCCTCCTCGGCGATGCCCCACAAACGCAACCCCGTCCTGGCCACCCTGATCCGTTCGGCCGCCGTCCAGGTGCCCGCGCTCGCCTCGGTCCTGGCGCAGTGCCTGCCCACCGAGGACGAGCGCTCGGCGGGGCTGTGGCACGCCGAGTGGCAGCCGCTGCGCGAGTGCCTGCGGCTGACCGGCGGCGCCGCCCACGCGGCCGCCGAACTGGCCGCCGGACTGGTGGTGCGGCCCGAACGGATGCGCGCCAACCTCGAATTGACGGCTGGTCAGGTCGTTTCCGAGCGGCTGGCCGCGTACCTGGCGCCCCGGCTCGGCAGGAGCGCCGCCAGGGAGCTGCTCTCCCGTGCTTCGCAGCAGGCGCAGGCCACTGGGCGGCCGCTGGGGCAGGTCCTGGCTCAACTGCCCGCCCTGGCCGGGGTAGTGAGCGGCGAGGAGCTGGCGCGGCTGCTCGATCCGCGGCGTTACACCGGGGCTGCGGGGGTGCTGGTGGACCGTGCGCTGCGGGAGTGAGCCCCCCCCCGGGCCTTAGTCCTCCGCTCTCTGCCCTCCCGTTCTCTTCTTTCCCCCTCCCCCGCTTTCCGCTCCCTTGTCTCTCGTCGCCGTTTTTGTCCGCAAATGTCCAGCACTCAGCCGGAGGAATGTCATGCCGCCACTGCCGCCCGCCCGTGTCGTCCGTGCCGTCGAGAGCGTGCGTGCCGCGCTGCAGAGCCTGACGCGCAAACTCGCTCCCCCGCCGTTCGCGCTGCTCGAGCTCGTCCAGGGCGCCATGGTCAGCCAGGCGATCTACGTGGCCGCCGAACTGCGCATCGCCGAGACCCTCCAGGACGGGCCGCTCACCCCCGGGCAGATCGCGGAGCGGGCCGGGGCGGACGCCGACGCGGTGCACCGCCTGCTGCGCCTCCTTGCGACCTACGGCATCTTCACCGAGCGCAAGGACGGGCGGTTCGCGCTGACCCCGATGGCGCGGGCCCTGATCGAGGACGCCCCGATGTCCATGTACGGGATCGCCCGGCTGATGGGCCACCCCATCCACTGGGAGGACTGGGGGCACCTGGTCGACGCGGTGCGCACCGGTGAGCCGAGCCTGCCCAAACTGCGCGGCATGGGTGCCTTCGAGTACCTGGAGGCCAACGCCGAGTACGGGGCTGTCTTCACCGCGGGGATGGGGGCGATGTCGGGCACGGAGACCGAACCCCTGCTGGCCGCCTACGACTTCGCCCGCTTCGGCACCGTCGTCGACTTCTGCGGCGGCCGCGGCGACCTGCTGGCCGGGGTGCTGAAGAAGACGCCGAACGCGCGCGGGATCCTCTCCGACCCCCGCGTGGGCACCAACGGCGCCGCCGGCTTCCTGGCCGAGCAGGGCCTCTCGCAGCGGTGCACGATCGCCGACGGCGGGCTGTTCGACGCGGTGCCGGCCGGCGGGGACGCGTACATCCTCAAGCACATCCTGCACGACTGGCCCGAGCCGCAGGCCCTGGAGATCCTGCGCAACGTCCGCAAGGCGATGAACCCCGGCGGGCGGCTCCTGGTGATGGAGATGGTGGTGCCCGACAAGGTCAACGGCCCGCACTCGGGCAAGCTGGTCGACCTGTGGCTGATGCTGCTGGTCGGCGGCAAGGAACGCACCCGCGCCCAGTACGCCGACCTGCTCGGCAAGGCCGGTTTCCGGCTGGAGCGGGTGGTGCAGACCCCGGCGGCGATCTCCGTCGTCGAGGCGAGCGCGCACTGAGCCCACCTCCGGCCGCCACCCGGTGCCCCCTTCCGGCGCCGCACCTCCTGCCCCGGAAGTCGGGGCAGGAGGTGCGGCGCCGGATCTTTGTGTCAGGTGTCCTGCTTTTGCTGGGGGGGCTTGCCGGTGGCGCGCAGGGGGACCTCGCGGACCCCGAGCGCGGCCGCCAGCGCCAGGCCCGCGGCCACTGACGCCAGCACGAACGCGCCCTGCACGCCCTGGGCGACGGCGCTGCGGTAGACGGCGCGCACCGGGGCGCTGAGGCGGTGCATGCTCTCGGCGTCCAGGCGGGTGCGGTGCAGGGCCGTGCCGTGGGTGTGCGCGCTCATCACGTCGCGGACGCGGTGGTTGAACAAGGTGCCCATGACGGCGACGCCGACCGACTGGCCCAGCGTGCGGAAGAGGGTCATCGCGGCGGAGGCGACACCGACCTCGTGGGCGCCGACGCTGTTCTGGGCGACGGTCATCAC from the Streptomyces venezuelae genome contains:
- a CDS encoding FAD/NAD(P)-binding protein — its product is MPTGPLAQHTAVCLVGAGPRGFSVLERICAQERKSPLWDRVSVHVVDPAPPGAGRVWRPAQSPHLLMNTVASQVTVYTDDSVCIRGPLEEGPSLYEWARALGRGALAPGPATPCEADVLGEARALGPDSYPTRALYGRYLAWAFAQAVAGAPAHVVIRVHRIRAVALTDEEGTDDQGTGARGAAAQTVVLEDGTRLSGLSAVVLAQGHVPVRPSAQEAALGQFAGRHGLFYVAPANPADVDLSPIAPGQDVLLRGLGLNFFDYMSLLTQGRGGRFERAGRRLVYRPSGREPRLHAGSRRGVPYHSRGDNEKGAYGRYRPRLLTAGHVAALRAPGRGPLGFGDDLWPLISKEVRCVYYEALLAGRGEAPGAVACFAAGFLAAAPGRAEERVLAAAGIGEEARWDWEALARPYGSRLFADSAEFAAWLRGHLEQDVAQARRGNVRGPLKAALDVLRDLRNEIRLAVDHGGLSGDSHRTELEGWYTPLNAYLSIGPPAGRVEEMLALMAAGVLEVSLPGIRVTAAEGGPGGEGAGFVGTSTVVPGARVRAGALIEARLPETDLRRTDDPLLRRLLASGQCRPYRVQDHETGGLAVTRSFQLLDAGGRAHRRRFAYGVPTESVHWVTAAGIRPGVGSVTLEDSDAIAGAVLALPAPAPAPAPAPARTAPVPGPGPGPGGGAGVSEREEVQP
- a CDS encoding lyase family protein, which produces MTTNSGDFVAAAPPPVAAAPPVQPDAGLLSPVRVGTAVEAAVGDRAWLQALLDAEAALARAQARTGTVPAAAAAAITAAARAEHFDVREVALAARSTANPVVGLVAALTRVVARTAPEAAEYVHRGSTSQDVFDTGAMLVAARALRLIVADLRATAVSLAALAGAHRDTVMAGRTLALHAVPTTFGLKAAGWRHLVLEAVARLERVAEESLVISLGGAAGTLAGYLQYAEQASGRDAGQAPGQEAAQVPQEYAGQAPRQARQQEAGQATRQEAEQTPQQAQQQESGQATQQTPRQYTQQTPRQARPQETGQAPGQGQKVEQGPGQEATQDPQQNAEQAPGQEATQDPQQNAEQAPGQEATQDPQQNAEQAPGGGVGWGVGERVELLGEAFAGETGLARPVLPWHALRTPVTDLGAALAHTAGALGKMAADVQVLARTEIGEVAEPAPEGRGASSAMPHKRNPVLATLIRSAAVQVPALASVLAQCLPTEDERSAGLWHAEWQPLRECLRLTGGAAHAAAELAAGLVVRPERMRANLELTAGQVVSERLAAYLAPRLGRSAARELLSRASQQAQATGRPLGQVLAQLPALAGVVSGEELARLLDPRRYTGAAGVLVDRALRE
- a CDS encoding methyltransferase, whose protein sequence is MPPLPPARVVRAVESVRAALQSLTRKLAPPPFALLELVQGAMVSQAIYVAAELRIAETLQDGPLTPGQIAERAGADADAVHRLLRLLATYGIFTERKDGRFALTPMARALIEDAPMSMYGIARLMGHPIHWEDWGHLVDAVRTGEPSLPKLRGMGAFEYLEANAEYGAVFTAGMGAMSGTETEPLLAAYDFARFGTVVDFCGGRGDLLAGVLKKTPNARGILSDPRVGTNGAAGFLAEQGLSQRCTIADGGLFDAVPAGGDAYILKHILHDWPEPQALEILRNVRKAMNPGGRLLVMEMVVPDKVNGPHSGKLVDLWLMLLVGGKERTRAQYADLLGKAGFRLERVVQTPAAISVVEASAH